The Priestia megaterium NBRC 15308 = ATCC 14581 region TAAGGCCTTCACCAAAACCGAACACGGGATCTGTAAAGTTAATTTGTTTTTTTCTTTCATCAGTAATATACATAGCGTCAGCAATAACATCTGCCTTACCTGATTGTAAAGAAGGAATAAGCGAATTCCATTCCCCAGTTGATATTTGAATTTTCACACCCGATCTCTTTGCTACTTCATTAACAATATCAATAATAAAACCTTCAATTTTATTGGTTTTTGGGTTTGTAGCATTAAATGGATATCCTCCAGCTGTAGTTATTACTTTAATTTCCTTATCGTTTTTTGAAGCTTCTCCACTAGTTGATGTATTTTTTCCACACCCCACTACCCCCATAAGTAAAATAAGAGTCACACATGCTATTAGAATTTTTTTCATTACAAACTTCCCCCTATATTAAAGATGTTCTTCCTTGTTAACCGCTTACAACCCCTCTTATAGATATTAGACAATAATGAAAATTCCTAAAATTATAAAGATAGGATTATCATATCACAGAAAAAATAAAATGGTATATACCAAATGGAATTTATTTAGACTACCACTTCAATTTAAATTTCCCAAACGTTTTCTTAGTTGGTAATGATAAAATAAAGGCCTCGGGGTCGATACCTTTTACTGCATGAGTTACTTCCATCCACTCTAATTCGATAATCAAACATAGCAACACCGTTTTTTTCTTTTCCTTGTATATATCGATATCCTTCCACGAGGTAACTTCTCTATCTAATTTTTTTGCCAGTAAGGAAGAGATTTCTTCCCCCTCGTTTGTAATAATCATGACGGCACTTTTCTCTGCAATGTTTAGAATGGCATCATATGTTTTAGTTCCTACAAAAAATGATAGGATGGTATACATAGCCGACTGAACATCGAAAATAAGCGCTGAAATGGCTACAATAGCGGCGCTAAAAATTAAGCTGAATTTTCCTATAGAAATGTTTGTATACTTAGCGATAACACGAGAAAGTATATCAAGCCCCCCTACTGATCCGCCTAGCCTAAGAATAATAGCAGCTCCACTTCCTGAAATGATTGCTCCATAAATACAACACAATAATATATCTTTAGTCCATATTAAGCGGACAGGAATCCATTCAAAAAAAAGAGAGGATACTATTACTGAAAATACAGTGTAAATAATAAACTTTTTACCAATATGAATGTACCCTAAGAACAGTAATGGAATATTGTAAACAAAATACTGTATCCCCATTTCCCATTCAAATAGATGATAAAAAATTGCACAAATTCCACCTAACCCGCCAGCTAGTAAACTTGAAGGTGTTAGCAAACAATTAGTTCCAAAAGCAAATAGAAAACAACCTACTGTAATTCCTGCTAGTTCATAAGTAATTTGATACTTACGAGCCACACTAAAACATCCTTTCACTCTCTCTCATAGAGTATCCTCTGTTAACTCTTCATTAACTCTAACTTCTTTATTATCCAGGTCTAATGAAAATGGATGTTAAAGGGAAATTATTTTATGATCAATACTTTTCCAAAAACTTTCTTCATCAGACACATGTATTCATACGTTAAAAATCTTAAATTTCCAGAAAAGTATTGACGTATGTAGTAATTAATAGATTTTTATTAATAAAGCCAGTAGTTTGAGAAACTTCCTTGAGGAGAACACTTACTTCCTATATTCCCCTCAAGTTTAACTACTTCTTAGTAAGCTACAGTACGGTAATACCTTCTTTTATCTAAGGAATGATTGCGCTTATTTTCTAGATGAACACTTACTCGTTGAAGTAGACTTCCTAAGACTAGTGGAGGGAAATATTGACGAAATTCTGGACTAATCCCATCAAGCGTATAATCTTGAGTATCAAAGATAGTAAGCTTGTCAGTATATTTCTCAGCAAAACGCTCTACTCTCTCAGCTAAAGGTCTCGTAGCGTCTTCTCCTTTAAGTAAGATAATACTGGTGTCTCTTTCAACCAGCTCAATTGTTCCATGGAAAAATTCTGCTGCATGTACAGACTTTGTACGAATCCATTGCATCTCTTCCAGTACGCACATACTATATGCATAAGTTCTTCCCCATGCCGTTCCTGATCCAATTAACATATGATAATCTTCATCTTTATATTTATCTGCGAATTCTTTAGCTTTTTCTTCTGTCTGTTCTTTTACTGAAATTAAATTTTCAGGCATTTTCTCTAACTCTGATACAAATTGTTCGTATTGCGCGAATTCTCCATTATTGTGCATTAGTCTAAAGATAATCATATACATTTGAAGATTTATTGAATCTGCAGCGTAGTCGTTTTCTGCGTAGTTAGCTATTGGATAATCTAC contains the following coding sequences:
- a CDS encoding YitT family protein; this translates as MARKYQITYELAGITVGCFLFAFGTNCLLTPSSLLAGGLGGICAIFYHLFEWEMGIQYFVYNIPLLFLGYIHIGKKFIIYTVFSVIVSSLFFEWIPVRLIWTKDILLCCIYGAIISGSGAAIILRLGGSVGGLDILSRVIAKYTNISIGKFSLIFSAAIVAISALIFDVQSAMYTILSFFVGTKTYDAILNIAEKSAVMIITNEGEEISSLLAKKLDREVTSWKDIDIYKEKKKTVLLCLIIELEWMEVTHAVKGIDPEAFILSLPTKKTFGKFKLKW
- a CDS encoding SIS domain-containing protein; its protein translation is MLKFNPRNYLKVTNGAVLLRAEIEKKMDEVSKKEFKNLFLIGSGGSIAIMYPFEYIWNSTSSIPAYAEIASEFMLQSHKQFDENSVVILSSLSGTTEETVEAAQYCKERGATTIGLVGEMDTPLANIVDYPIANYAENDYAADSINLQMYMIIFRLMHNNGEFAQYEQFVSELEKMPENLISVKEQTEEKAKEFADKYKDEDYHMLIGSGTAWGRTYAYSMCVLEEMQWIRTKSVHAAEFFHGTIELVERDTSIILLKGEDATRPLAERVERFAEKYTDKLTIFDTQDYTLDGISPEFRQYFPPLVLGSLLQRVSVHLENKRNHSLDKRRYYRTVAY